The Drosophila biarmipes strain raj3 chromosome X, RU_DBia_V1.1, whole genome shotgun sequence genome includes the window tgctgatgttgctgctgctgttgctagtgttgctgctgctcaggtggctgctgctgttgcccaAGTTGCTCTCGATGTTGCTCCAGTGGCCAGTGATGTTGCCGCTGTCACTCTGACTGACATTGCCGGTGGGCAGAGTGACGACGCCTTGAATGCTGCTCCCGGCTGGCTCCGCATCTCGTGGACCATGGGCCTGCCGCTTGACTTTGTACTCGGGATTCGTCAGCCAGTCCTCCTTGATGAGATCGGCGCCCTTTTCCGCTATCATGATCACCGGCGCATTGGTGTTGCCGCTGCTAATGGTGGGCATAATGCTGGCATCAATCACTCGCAGCCCCCGCACGCCGTAGACCCGCAGGCGGGGATCCACCACGGCCTCGGGATCCCAGGCGGGTCCCATCTTGGCGGTGCCACAGGGATGATAGATGGTCATCGAAATGGTCCGCACGTGGCACTCCAGATAGGCATCGGACAGGAACTTGTGCTGCTTGCAGTTGGGCAGTGGCTTCCTCCACAGCCTGGAGCCGAACTGCTTGAACACCTGGGCCTCGGCCACGCGCAGCGCTATCTTGGCGCCCTCCACCAGGGTCTTGGCATCCAGCGGATCGTCAAAGTAGTTGGCATGGATCAGGGGATAGTGGAAGGGATTGGCCGAGCGCAGCTTCACCGAACCCCGCGACCTGGGCCGCAGGAGCAGCGGCATTATCGTCCAGCTGTCCTTGTTGGCTATGGGATGGTACACCTCCTGGTACACCGACTCCTTCAGGCCCAGCACCTTCTTCACCCGCGCTCCATTGTCCGAGTTGATGGAGGCCGGTGCCATATGGAACTGGATGTCCGGCCAGTCGAGGCTGCGATTCGAGTAGGGTGTGTGGACGAAGGCCAGGCCCTCGACGCCTCCCAACGTGGTCATGGGTCCCCGCTCGCGCAGCACGTACTGAAAGGTCACGGCCGTGGGATTGAAGCGATCCTGGACAATGGCCACGGGCTTGTCCACCAGGAAGGTGAGTCCGCCCATGCCCACGTGGTCCTGCATGTTCTCACCCACGGGCAGGTCCTGCAAGACGCGGATGCCATGCTTCTCCAGATGCTTGCGTGGTCCCAGGCCGGAGAGCATCATCAGCTGGGGTGTATTGATGGCCCCCGCCGAGAGGATGACCTCCCTCCTGGCTGCTATCCTGTAGACCTTGCCGTGCTTCACAAACTCCACCGCCTGGGCCCTCATGGTGCCGGGTTCGATGATGATGCGCGTGACATGGGAGTTCATCGAGAGGTGGAAGTTCTTGCGCGATCGTATGGGTCGCAGGAAGGCCTTGGCCGTGGAGCACCTGGAGCCGCGTCGAATGGTGCCCTGGGCGATCATGAAGCCCGCCTGCTGGGCGCCATTAATGTCCCGATTCTCGTAGCCCATCTGAGTGCCGGCCTCCACAAAGGCGGCCACCAGGGGCGAGTGCCAGGGCGACTCCTGGACCGTGAGCAGACCTCCGCGACTGTGGTACTTGTTGTTCGCCAGGTAGGGATTGCGATTGTCCTCCGACTTCTTGAAGTACCGCAGCACATGGTCGTAGTCCCAGCCGGGATTGCCCAGCGAGGCCCAGTGGTCGTAGTCGTTCCGGTTGCCGCGCACATAGAGCATGTAGTTGAGCACCGAGCTGCCGCCCAGGACGCGACCTCGCGGCCAGTTGCAGCGGTTGTTCTGCATGCCC containing:
- the LOC108025814 gene encoding glucose dehydrogenase [FAD, quinone] produces the protein MVLNLLFITTVIKSTFGVVTTGLWLIPLMLAAITYYRYDAVDPESRPLDQLNLFPEYDFIVVGSGSAGAVVANRLSEVRKWKVLLIEAGPDENEISDVPSLAAYLQLSKLDWAYKTEPSTKACLGMQNNRCNWPRGRVLGGSSVLNYMLYVRGNRNDYDHWASLGNPGWDYDHVLRYFKKSEDNRNPYLANNKYHSRGGLLTVQESPWHSPLVAAFVEAGTQMGYENRDINGAQQAGFMIAQGTIRRGSRCSTAKAFLRPIRSRKNFHLSMNSHVTRIIIEPGTMRAQAVEFVKHGKVYRIAARREVILSAGAINTPQLMMLSGLGPRKHLEKHGIRVLQDLPVGENMQDHVGMGGLTFLVDKPVAIVQDRFNPTAVTFQYVLRERGPMTTLGGVEGLAFVHTPYSNRSLDWPDIQFHMAPASINSDNGARVKKVLGLKESVYQEVYHPIANKDSWTIMPLLLRPRSRGSVKLRSANPFHYPLIHANYFDDPLDAKTLVEGAKIALRVAEAQVFKQFGSRLWRKPLPNCKQHKFLSDAYLECHVRTISMTIYHPCGTAKMGPAWDPEAVVDPRLRVYGVRGLRVIDASIMPTISSGNTNAPVIMIAEKGADLIKEDWLTNPEYKVKRQAHGPRDAEPAGSSIQGVVTLPTGNVSQSDSGNITGHWSNIESNLGNSSSHLSSSNTSNSSSNISNIDSSNFTLNYADS